The following coding sequences lie in one Paracidovorax avenae genomic window:
- a CDS encoding PelD GGDEF domain-containing protein, translating into MPPEKSPPPSPGRRRAVGAAPASAIPPSGRTGLRPLPQQLLGKLAATDTRPAIMLLETLLLPGLAIALGLLLHPQDPIWSEGDFPWAWLAPVIVALRYGPLAGLGGAVVLLAGWLLTNLGHYDRFPQLFFLGGLILVLIVGEFSSLWQARTRRAENVQLYLDQRLEHLVRQYYLLRLSHDRLEQELIGRPMSMRDALSTLQSVDTGAPEDAAQGAQTLLRLLAQYCQLESAALHAATEDRVEAEPVARIGSGGEPLDTHDPLVLQALETRKLCHISQLLTHKQQTRYLAVAPLLDLGGEIYGLLVIEDMPFFSLQDENLQTINLLLGYYTDGLAMQTLARPIMERIPDCPADFAFEARRLSHMRDTTSVPSIIVALEFLPRAVERGLPAQIERLKRELDESWLISGPERQVLAVLMPLGDTATAEGYINRLENWSRQKGGQPLAESGIFPHVLPLEGEPLAVLEQLHRIAHA; encoded by the coding sequence ATGCCGCCGGAGAAGTCCCCCCCGCCCTCCCCTGGCCGCCGCCGCGCGGTCGGTGCCGCGCCCGCCAGTGCCATTCCGCCCTCGGGGCGCACGGGCCTGCGCCCGCTGCCGCAGCAGTTGCTGGGCAAGCTCGCCGCCACCGACACGCGCCCGGCCATCATGCTGCTGGAGACCCTGCTGCTGCCGGGCCTGGCGATCGCGCTGGGCCTGCTGCTGCACCCGCAGGATCCGATCTGGAGCGAGGGCGACTTTCCCTGGGCATGGCTCGCGCCCGTCATCGTGGCGCTGCGCTACGGGCCGCTCGCCGGCCTGGGCGGTGCCGTGGTGCTGCTCGCGGGCTGGCTGCTGACCAACCTCGGCCACTACGACCGCTTTCCGCAGCTGTTCTTCCTGGGCGGCCTCATCCTGGTGCTGATCGTGGGCGAGTTCTCCAGCCTCTGGCAGGCCCGCACCCGGCGCGCCGAGAACGTGCAGCTCTACCTCGACCAGCGCCTGGAGCACCTCGTGCGCCAGTACTACCTGCTGCGCCTGTCGCACGACCGGCTGGAGCAGGAGCTCATCGGCCGGCCCATGTCGATGCGCGATGCGCTCTCCACGCTGCAGAGCGTGGACACGGGCGCGCCGGAGGACGCCGCGCAGGGCGCGCAGACCCTGCTGCGCCTGCTCGCGCAGTACTGCCAGCTCGAATCGGCCGCGCTGCACGCGGCCACCGAAGACCGCGTGGAAGCCGAGCCCGTGGCCCGCATCGGCAGCGGCGGCGAACCACTCGACACGCACGACCCGCTGGTGCTGCAGGCGCTGGAAACCCGCAAGCTCTGCCACATCAGCCAGCTGCTCACGCACAAGCAGCAGACCCGCTACCTCGCCGTCGCGCCGCTGCTGGACCTGGGCGGGGAGATCTACGGCCTGCTGGTGATCGAGGACATGCCGTTCTTCTCGCTGCAGGACGAGAACCTGCAGACCATCAACCTGCTGCTGGGCTACTACACCGACGGCCTCGCCATGCAGACCCTGGCGCGCCCGATCATGGAGCGCATACCCGACTGCCCGGCGGATTTCGCCTTCGAGGCCCGGCGGCTGTCCCACATGCGCGACACCACGAGCGTGCCCAGCATCATCGTGGCGCTCGAGTTCCTGCCCCGCGCCGTCGAGCGCGGCCTGCCGGCCCAGATCGAGCGCCTGAAGCGCGAACTGGACGAAAGCTGGCTGATCAGCGGCCCCGAGCGCCAGGTGCTGGCGGTGCTCATGCCGCTGGGCGACACGGCCACGGCGGAAGGCTACATCAACCGGCTCGAGAACTGGTCCCGGCAGAAGGGCGGCCAGCCGCTCGCCGAATCCGGCATCTTCCCGCACGTGCTGCCCCTGGAGGGCGAGCCGCTCGCGGTGCTGGAGCAACTGCACAGGATCGCCCATGCTTAA
- a CDS encoding penicillin-binding protein activator LpoB, with product MPHPRTLLQRLRHCAAGGLILVMLAACSTIDRGTPPPLERNASWVVLPFANHTETPLAGNRAEAIALALLQARGVGRVQRYPGGTQQEALFDAGDAKRQEEVLAWAREKQARYALAGAVDEWRYKVGVDGEPAAGVTLQIIDVATGDTLWSGTGGKSGWSRESLSGVAQKLIRSLMDSGLSGAR from the coding sequence ATGCCACATCCACGCACCCTGCTGCAACGCCTGCGCCACTGCGCCGCCGGCGGCCTGATCCTGGTGATGCTCGCGGCGTGCTCCACCATCGACCGCGGCACGCCCCCGCCGCTGGAGCGCAACGCCAGCTGGGTGGTCCTGCCGTTCGCGAACCACACGGAAACGCCGCTGGCCGGCAACCGCGCGGAAGCCATCGCCCTGGCCCTGCTGCAGGCACGCGGCGTGGGCCGCGTGCAGCGCTACCCCGGCGGCACGCAACAGGAAGCCCTGTTCGACGCGGGCGACGCCAAGCGCCAGGAAGAGGTGCTGGCCTGGGCCCGCGAGAAGCAGGCCAGGTACGCGCTGGCCGGCGCGGTGGACGAATGGCGCTACAAGGTCGGCGTGGACGGCGAGCCCGCGGCCGGCGTGACGCTGCAGATCATCGACGTCGCAACCGGCGACACGCTCTGGAGCGGCACGGGCGGCAAGAGCGGATGGAGCCGCGAATCCCTCTCGGGCGTGGCGCAGAAGCTGATCCGCAGCCTGATGGATTCCGGCCTGTCCGGTGCGCGCTGA
- the pelF gene encoding GT4 family glycosyltransferase PelF has protein sequence MSDVRPQAQEADIALLLEGTFPYVSGGVSSWINQIIRAYPEYRFAIIFLGSRREDYSGFKYELPPNVVHFEEHYLYEHLGVRSMPARRRGDRAALEMVRTLVDSFRLGDRSPAAIEAFQRISLEMQPGGRLPLEDFLYSERAWEIICQSYREHCTDPSFVDYFWTVRIMYQPLWMLARVARSMLRVRMVHSASTGYAGYLGGLVRQMRGVPLILSEHGIYTKERKIDLFKSEWIRDNRNIFQRDPTELSYFRQMWIQFFEWLGYYCYAAADPIIALYEANRLRQVADGADPARTFNIPNGIKLGRFAPLRGQRPAEVPPILCLIGRVVPIKDIKTFIRAMRRVVNQRPDAEGWIAGPTEEDPAYAQECENLVRSLGLENNVRFLGFQKVEDLMPRIGLIILSSISEALPLVLLEGYAAGVPAVSTDVGSCRQLIEGLDEEDRALGASGKVVPIADPQQLADASLSLLNDAPAWHAASRAAVARVERYYTDTLMFDRYRRVYERAFEQTEGPR, from the coding sequence ATGAGCGACGTCCGCCCCCAGGCCCAGGAAGCCGACATCGCGCTGCTGCTCGAAGGCACCTTCCCCTACGTGAGCGGGGGCGTGTCGAGCTGGATCAACCAGATCATCCGCGCCTACCCCGAATACCGGTTCGCCATCATCTTCCTGGGCAGCCGGCGCGAGGACTATTCCGGGTTCAAGTACGAACTGCCGCCCAACGTGGTGCATTTCGAGGAGCACTACCTCTACGAGCACCTCGGCGTGCGCTCCATGCCCGCTCGGCGCCGCGGCGACCGCGCCGCGCTCGAGATGGTGCGCACGCTGGTCGATTCGTTCCGGCTCGGCGACCGCAGCCCCGCGGCCATCGAGGCCTTCCAGCGCATCAGCCTGGAGATGCAGCCCGGCGGGCGCCTGCCGCTGGAAGACTTCCTCTACAGCGAGCGCGCCTGGGAAATCATCTGCCAGAGCTACCGCGAGCACTGCACGGACCCGTCCTTCGTGGACTATTTCTGGACCGTGCGCATCATGTACCAGCCGCTCTGGATGCTCGCGCGCGTCGCCCGCAGCATGCTGCGCGTGCGCATGGTGCACAGCGCCTCCACCGGCTATGCGGGCTACCTGGGCGGCCTGGTCCGGCAGATGCGCGGCGTGCCGCTCATCCTCTCGGAACACGGCATCTACACCAAGGAACGCAAGATCGACCTGTTCAAGAGCGAGTGGATCCGCGACAACCGCAACATCTTCCAGCGCGACCCGACCGAGCTGTCGTACTTCCGCCAGATGTGGATCCAGTTCTTCGAGTGGCTGGGCTACTACTGCTACGCGGCGGCCGACCCGATCATCGCGCTCTACGAGGCCAACCGGCTGCGGCAGGTGGCCGACGGCGCGGACCCCGCGCGCACCTTCAACATCCCCAACGGCATCAAGCTCGGCCGCTTCGCGCCGCTGCGCGGCCAGCGCCCCGCCGAGGTACCGCCCATCCTCTGCCTCATCGGCCGGGTGGTCCCCATCAAGGACATCAAGACCTTCATCCGCGCAATGCGCCGCGTGGTGAACCAGCGGCCCGACGCCGAAGGCTGGATCGCCGGCCCGACCGAGGAAGACCCGGCCTACGCGCAGGAATGCGAGAACCTCGTGCGCAGCCTGGGCCTGGAGAACAACGTGCGCTTCCTGGGCTTCCAGAAGGTGGAAGACCTCATGCCGCGCATCGGGCTCATCATCCTCTCGTCCATCAGCGAGGCGCTGCCCCTGGTGCTGCTGGAAGGCTATGCGGCCGGCGTGCCGGCCGTCTCCACCGACGTGGGCTCGTGCCGCCAGCTCATCGAGGGACTGGACGAGGAAGACCGCGCGCTCGGCGCCTCCGGCAAGGTCGTGCCCATCGCCGACCCCCAGCAGCTCGCGGACGCGTCGCTGTCGCTGCTCAACGATGCGCCCGCCTGGCACGCGGCCAGCCGCGCCGCCGTGGCGCGCGTGGAGCGCTACTACACCGACACGCTGATGTTCGACCGCTACCGCCGCGTGTACGAACGGGCGTTCGAACAGACGGAGGGACCCCGCTGA